The Thomasclavelia ramosa DSM 1402 genome includes a region encoding these proteins:
- a CDS encoding thymidylate synthase — MKQYLDMCKYVLENGENREDRTGTGTRSVFGYQTRYDLRDGFPLMTTKKMFLRPIAEELLWFIKGDTNIKYLVDRNVKIWNEWPYEDFKKSPDFNGETIEEFVEKIKTDDEFAKKHGDLGPVYGAQWRDFNYEGVDQLAKLVDSLTNNPFSRRHIICAWNPAQVDNMALPPCHAFLQFYVSADKKYLSCQLYQRSADIFLGVPFNIASYALMTEMLARTCGYEAKEFIHTIGDAHIYKDHFEVVKQQIAREPLPKCKLVLNPDVKSIFDYKIEDIKIEDYQSHGKLVGKVSV; from the coding sequence ATGAAACAATATCTAGATATGTGTAAATATGTATTAGAAAACGGAGAAAATCGCGAGGATCGAACAGGAACAGGAACACGTAGTGTTTTTGGATATCAAACTCGTTATGATTTGAGAGATGGTTTCCCGTTGATGACAACTAAAAAAATGTTTTTGCGGCCAATTGCTGAAGAATTATTGTGGTTTATTAAGGGTGATACAAATATCAAGTATTTAGTTGATCGCAATGTCAAAATATGGAATGAATGGCCATATGAAGATTTTAAGAAATCACCTGATTTTAATGGTGAAACAATTGAAGAGTTTGTAGAAAAAATTAAGACAGATGATGAATTTGCAAAAAAACATGGTGATTTAGGGCCGGTATATGGCGCTCAATGGCGTGATTTTAATTATGAAGGGGTTGATCAGTTAGCAAAATTAGTTGATAGTCTGACTAACAATCCTTTTTCAAGAAGACATATTATATGTGCATGGAATCCAGCACAAGTAGATAATATGGCGCTGCCGCCATGTCATGCATTTTTACAGTTTTATGTTAGTGCAGATAAAAAATATCTGTCTTGTCAACTATATCAACGTAGTGCGGATATTTTTTTAGGGGTACCGTTTAATATTGCTTCGTATGCTTTAATGACGGAAATGTTAGCGAGAACTTGTGGATATGAAGCAAAAGAATTTATCCATACGATTGGTGATGCTCATATTTATAAAGATCATTTTGAAGTAGTTAAACAACAAATTGCAAGAGAACCATTACCAAAATGTAAATTAGTATTAAATCCAGATGTGAAATCAATTTTTGATTATAAGATTGAAGATATTAAGATAGAAGATTACCAAAGTCATGGTAAATTAGTTGGAAAGGTAAGTGTATAA
- a CDS encoding dihydrofolate reductase, translated as MINIIVATDEDLLIGKKDSRNGMPWNVPEDLQHFKATTLNKTILMGLTTYQAIGRPLPNRKTIVVSFEPFEDERVEVRSSLEEVIEEYRSSGEDLFISGGASIYKQCLPIADQLLISRIPGKHEGETYFPNFDEYGYKLVAQKPFETFTLETYKRG; from the coding sequence ATGATAAATATAATTGTTGCAACAGATGAGGATCTGTTAATTGGAAAGAAGGATTCACGAAATGGAATGCCTTGGAATGTTCCGGAAGATTTACAACATTTTAAGGCAACGACTTTAAATAAAACAATTTTGATGGGATTGACTACATATCAGGCAATCGGACGTCCTTTGCCTAATCGTAAAACTATTGTTGTTAGTTTTGAACCGTTTGAAGATGAACGAGTAGAAGTGAGAAGCTCATTAGAAGAAGTAATAGAAGAATACCGTAGTAGTGGTGAAGATTTATTTATTTCGGGTGGAGCTTCAATTTATAAACAGTGTTTACCAATTGCAGACCAGTTGTTAATCTCAAGGATTCCTGGAAAACATGAAGGTGAAACATATTTTCCTAATTTTGATGAATACGGTTACAAATTGGTTGCTCAAAAACCATTTGAGACATTTACATTAGAAACATATAAGCGAGGATAA
- a CDS encoding lysophospholipid acyltransferase family protein, protein MKRIALIVIRVIWRLPYWWGYKVNKYKHIDKYSADERYGFIHQVVAIVTRKARVELECYGVENLPKKSGYFVAPNHQGLFDPLAIFQTHSRPIRAIVKKELVSVILVKDVIKMLEFISMDRSNVRESAKIIKYVANEVAAGKNFFVFPEGTRSRDGNNILEFKGGTFKIATKAKAPIVPVALIDCYKVFDNNTIKKTTAQIHYLKPIYYEEYKDLHTNDIAKLVHDRIEKCIKENDKG, encoded by the coding sequence ATGAAGAGAATTGCATTGATTGTTATTCGTGTTATTTGGCGGTTACCATATTGGTGGGGATATAAAGTCAATAAGTATAAACATATTGATAAATATTCTGCTGATGAACGCTATGGGTTTATACATCAAGTTGTAGCAATTGTAACACGCAAAGCAAGGGTAGAGCTAGAGTGTTATGGGGTAGAAAATTTACCCAAGAAATCTGGTTATTTTGTTGCCCCTAATCATCAAGGATTGTTTGACCCGCTAGCAATTTTTCAAACCCATAGTCGTCCAATTCGAGCAATCGTAAAAAAAGAATTGGTATCAGTCATTTTAGTAAAGGATGTTATTAAGATGCTGGAATTTATTTCGATGGATCGCAGTAATGTTCGAGAAAGTGCAAAAATCATTAAATATGTTGCTAATGAAGTAGCGGCGGGAAAAAACTTTTTTGTTTTTCCAGAAGGGACAAGAAGTAGAGACGGCAATAATATTTTAGAATTTAAAGGGGGAACTTTTAAAATTGCGACTAAAGCAAAAGCACCAATTGTGCCGGTAGCTTTGATTGATTGTTATAAAGTATTTGATAATAATACGATAAAAAAAACAACAGCTCAAATTCATTATTTAAAACCAATTTATTATGAAGAATATAAAGATCTTCATACTAACGATATTGCCAAATTAGTTCATGATCGGATTGAAAAATGTATTAAAGAAAATGACAAAGGATAG
- a CDS encoding SdpI family protein produces MKLKTALITCGVCLLPILFGLIIYDCLPAQMPIHWNIAGEIDNYASKEIFVFLLPILMSGIQLLCLFMMQMDPKYKNYSSKMLKIVVWIIPTITIVLEAITYAIVFGYEISINIVVPIFLGILFVILGNYLPKCRQNFTMGYRLPWTLNDEDNWNKTNRLAGYVMVLGGILIIIMSFFDLAFWAVILFVGAILIIPSVYSFLLYRKK; encoded by the coding sequence ATGAAACTTAAAACGGCATTAATTACATGCGGAGTATGTTTGCTGCCGATTCTATTTGGACTAATTATTTATGATTGCTTACCAGCACAAATGCCAATTCATTGGAATATAGCAGGTGAAATAGATAATTATGCTAGTAAAGAGATTTTTGTTTTTCTATTACCGATATTGATGAGTGGAATTCAACTATTGTGCTTGTTTATGATGCAAATGGATCCTAAATACAAGAATTATTCATCTAAGATGTTAAAAATTGTTGTTTGGATAATTCCAACGATAACAATTGTTTTAGAAGCAATAACATATGCAATCGTATTTGGATATGAAATCTCAATTAATATAGTTGTTCCAATATTTTTAGGAATATTATTTGTTATTTTAGGGAATTATTTACCTAAATGTCGTCAAAATTTTACTATGGGCTACCGATTACCATGGACTTTGAATGACGAGGATAATTGGAATAAAACAAATCGTTTAGCTGGGTATGTAATGGTCCTTGGGGGTATTTTAATTATTATTATGAGTTTCTTTGATCTGGCTTTTTGGGCAGTAATTTTGTTTGTTGGAGCGATTTTAATAATCCCTTCAGTGTATTCATTTTTACTCTATCGAAAAAAATAA
- a CDS encoding TfoX/Sxy family protein, with protein sequence MGKLEDLPNIGKVVAQQLIQVGIDDPIKLKEVGAKEAWLKIQQIDESACIHRLYALEGAVEGIKKTQLDYETKAELKQFYNEHKL encoded by the coding sequence ATGGGAAAATTGGAGGATTTACCAAATATTGGTAAGGTAGTAGCACAACAGCTGATACAAGTAGGAATTGATGATCCGATAAAACTGAAAGAAGTTGGAGCAAAAGAGGCATGGTTAAAAATACAGCAAATCGATGAATCTGCATGTATTCATCGCTTATATGCACTAGAGGGGGCAGTTGAGGGAATTAAAAAAACGCAATTAGATTATGAAACGAAAGCAGAATTAAAGCAATTTTATAATGAGCATAAGTTATGA
- a CDS encoding alpha/beta fold hydrolase: protein MKILVNGIELFYEISGQGRPLILVHGNGEDHHIFDALVAKLKNHYTCYCVDSRGHGLSSSVAVYSYQSMAEDIIEFIKSLKLSEVAYYGFSDGGIVGLLVASQSKLIKYLMISGANADPDGLKNWAYYLMKIQYYLKKDVKIKMMLEQPHINEYQLAKITAKTLILVGSDDMIKESHTLYLAHNISGSQLMILPNENHSSYIINSAKLAPIILAFLKVA from the coding sequence ATGAAAATATTAGTTAATGGTATTGAGTTATTTTATGAAATATCGGGTCAGGGACGGCCGCTTATTTTAGTTCATGGTAACGGTGAGGATCATCATATTTTTGATGCATTAGTGGCCAAATTGAAAAATCACTATACTTGTTATTGTGTTGACAGTCGTGGGCATGGTTTAAGTTCTAGTGTAGCTGTATATAGTTATCAATCAATGGCTGAGGACATAATTGAGTTTATTAAAAGCTTAAAATTATCGGAGGTTGCCTATTATGGTTTTAGTGATGGGGGAATCGTCGGATTATTAGTAGCGAGCCAAAGTAAACTGATAAAATATTTAATGATTAGCGGTGCTAATGCTGACCCTGATGGCTTAAAAAATTGGGCTTATTATTTGATGAAAATACAGTATTATTTAAAAAAAGATGTAAAGATTAAAATGATGCTGGAACAACCACATATTAATGAATATCAATTGGCTAAGATAACTGCAAAGACGCTAATTTTGGTAGGAAGTGATGATATGATCAAAGAATCTCATACGTTATATCTCGCTCACAATATAAGTGGAAGTCAACTAATGATCTTGCCTAATGAAAATCATAGTAGTTATATTATTAATAGTGCAAAACTTGCGCCAATTATTTTGGCATTTTTAAAAGTCGCTTAA
- a CDS encoding sugar kinase gives MKKILLFGEPMALLTTTSYDSLDEAEMFKKTLAGAEVNVAIGLTRLGHQATYLTVLGDDPWGHYIKKKLYQEGIDTRLVYYNSLFPTGMMMKNQVIEGDPDIYYYRQGSAFSNIDTNLIDQINLNDFDQLHITGIPLALSSKTRETSLRLVKKAREAGLYISFDPNLRPSLWPNQTTMIDTTNEMAKYCNMFLPGNNEGKILMGSDDPEKIAVYYHQLGCDELVIKLGSQGAYYSSKNETLTVPGFNVKKVIDTVGAGDGFAAGIISGHLEALCSKDMLIRANAIGAIQVQTLGDNEGLPNIEELNTYLKKSHCEANPESWI, from the coding sequence ATGAAAAAAATATTACTATTTGGAGAGCCAATGGCTCTGCTTACAACAACATCGTATGATTCATTAGATGAAGCCGAGATGTTTAAAAAGACACTAGCTGGAGCCGAGGTTAATGTTGCTATCGGATTAACAAGACTAGGGCATCAAGCTACGTATTTAACTGTTTTAGGTGATGATCCATGGGGTCATTACATTAAAAAAAAGCTTTATCAAGAAGGAATTGATACAAGATTAGTTTACTATAATAGTCTTTTTCCAACTGGAATGATGATGAAAAATCAAGTTATTGAGGGTGATCCTGATATTTACTATTATCGTCAAGGTTCTGCTTTTTCGAATATTGACACTAATCTAATTGATCAAATCAATTTAAATGACTTTGACCAATTACATATTACAGGTATCCCCCTAGCACTGTCTTCTAAAACTCGAGAAACTAGTTTAAGGCTTGTAAAAAAAGCTCGTGAAGCCGGTCTTTATATTTCATTTGATCCGAACTTAAGACCATCTCTTTGGCCTAATCAAACAACAATGATCGATACCACTAATGAAATGGCCAAATATTGTAATATGTTCTTACCAGGCAATAACGAAGGAAAAATTCTCATGGGCAGTGATGATCCTGAAAAAATCGCTGTATATTATCACCAGCTAGGCTGTGATGAACTCGTAATAAAGCTTGGTTCCCAAGGTGCTTATTACAGCAGTAAAAATGAAACTTTAACAGTTCCTGGATTTAATGTAAAAAAAGTGATTGATACAGTTGGTGCTGGAGATGGCTTTGCAGCAGGAATTATTTCAGGTCATTTGGAAGCATTATGTAGTAAAGATATGTTGATTCGTGCGAATGCAATTGGCGCGATTCAAGTTCAAACACTTGGAGATAACGAAGGCTTACCAAATATTGAAGAATTAAATACCTATTTAAAAAAGTCACATTGTGAAGCAAACCCCGAAAGCTGGATATAA
- the eda gene encoding bifunctional 4-hydroxy-2-oxoglutarate aldolase/2-dehydro-3-deoxy-phosphogluconate aldolase, whose product MNKIINDISLYGIVPVIKIECLEDAPYLAKALCEGGLPVAEVTFRTACAKEAIIAMKKACPQMIIGAGTVLNPAQVNSAIEAGSEFIVSPGLNPKTVQYCLDKDIPILPGCANPSDMEQAIELGLDVVKFFPAQANGGLPAIKAMSAPYCNLKFMPTGGINTSNLTEYLAFDKIIACGGTWMVSDELIKEHKWDEITAITKQAVKTMLDIKFHHVGIGAGDRGAQLAALINSPHQKNLSISRMVDEIEFMFDTPSGSLHHLCLSTKSIERAIFFLEKQGYTFDMQTARYNHKNKIEFIYFNELISGCKCHLCLEG is encoded by the coding sequence ATGAATAAAATAATCAACGATATATCATTATATGGTATAGTTCCAGTAATTAAAATAGAGTGTTTAGAAGATGCTCCATATCTTGCCAAAGCTTTATGCGAAGGCGGTCTACCAGTTGCTGAGGTAACTTTCCGAACTGCATGTGCCAAAGAAGCAATTATAGCTATGAAGAAAGCTTGTCCACAAATGATTATTGGTGCTGGTACAGTTTTAAATCCAGCACAAGTAAATTCAGCAATTGAAGCTGGTAGTGAATTTATTGTTTCACCCGGTCTTAATCCCAAGACCGTTCAATATTGTCTTGATAAAGATATTCCTATTTTACCTGGTTGTGCCAACCCAAGTGATATGGAGCAGGCGATTGAATTAGGCCTAGATGTAGTAAAATTCTTTCCAGCTCAAGCAAATGGTGGGCTTCCCGCAATCAAGGCAATGTCAGCGCCATATTGCAACTTAAAATTCATGCCAACCGGCGGAATAAACACTAGTAATTTAACTGAATATTTAGCATTTGATAAAATTATTGCTTGTGGCGGGACTTGGATGGTCAGCGATGAATTAATTAAAGAACATAAATGGGATGAAATTACTGCTATTACTAAACAAGCAGTTAAAACCATGCTAGATATTAAATTTCATCATGTTGGAATCGGAGCTGGTGATCGAGGTGCTCAATTAGCGGCTCTAATCAATAGTCCTCATCAAAAAAATCTTTCTATTTCAAGAATGGTAGATGAAATAGAATTTATGTTTGATACGCCTAGTGGTTCCCTCCACCACCTATGTTTGTCAACCAAGAGTATTGAACGGGCAATATTCTTTCTAGAAAAACAAGGTTATACTTTTGATATGCAAACTGCTCGTTACAACCATAAAAATAAAATCGAATTTATCTATTTTAATGAACTAATAAGCGGTTGTAAATGTCATTTATGTCTGGAGGGATAA
- the ilvD gene encoding dihydroxy-acid dehydratase gives MKSQELRKIAPEIDPLRIGTGWSVADLSKPQIMIESTYGDSHPGSVGLLDLVYEVEKGINDHGAKASKFFTTDICDGEAQGHDGINYSLASRDMIAGMIEIHNNATPFDGSVFVASCDKGMPAHLMGAGRINNPCIFVTGGVMEAGPDMLTLEQIGKYSAMYLRGEISKEQFEYYQHHACPSCGACSFMGTASTMQIMTEALGLMLPGTALMPATCKDLKEQAYKAGKQIIKLAKMDLTARDIVTMKSFENAIMVHAAISGSTNSLLHLPAIASEFGIDLNADLFDQMHQNAHYLLDIRPAGKYPAEYFYYAGGVPAVMEAIKENLNLDVMTVTGKTLGENLEELKNNGYYENCQTFLDKINLKSTDIIRPYDDPIGKDGTIAILKGNLAPDGAVIKHSACPQEMMQAVLRARPFDSEEAAIDAIIKKQIKPGDAVFIRYEGPKGSGMPEMFYTGEAISSDQELAKSIALITDGRFSGASKGPVIGHVSPEASEGGPIALIEENDLIKIDVPQRRLEIIGIEGKQRTSQEITKILKERHAKWKPKEPKYKNGILSIYTKLATSPMNGGKMKG, from the coding sequence ATGAAATCACAAGAATTACGTAAAATTGCACCTGAAATTGATCCACTAAGGATTGGTACTGGATGGAGTGTTGCCGATCTAAGCAAACCTCAAATTATGATTGAAAGTACTTACGGTGACTCCCACCCCGGAAGTGTTGGTCTTTTAGATCTAGTCTATGAGGTTGAAAAAGGGATCAATGATCATGGTGCTAAAGCCTCAAAATTTTTCACTACCGATATTTGTGATGGTGAGGCACAAGGGCATGACGGTATCAATTATTCTCTAGCATCTAGAGATATGATTGCTGGTATGATTGAAATTCACAATAATGCAACTCCCTTTGATGGCAGTGTTTTTGTTGCAAGTTGTGATAAAGGTATGCCCGCTCACTTAATGGGAGCCGGAAGAATTAACAATCCTTGTATCTTTGTAACTGGAGGTGTAATGGAAGCTGGTCCAGATATGCTAACCTTAGAACAAATCGGAAAATATAGTGCCATGTATTTACGTGGTGAAATCTCCAAAGAGCAATTTGAGTATTATCAGCATCATGCCTGTCCAAGCTGTGGAGCTTGTAGTTTCATGGGGACTGCTTCAACAATGCAGATTATGACCGAAGCATTAGGATTGATGTTACCTGGTACAGCATTAATGCCAGCTACTTGTAAAGATTTAAAAGAGCAGGCCTATAAAGCAGGAAAACAAATAATTAAATTAGCCAAAATGGATTTAACAGCTCGCGATATTGTCACCATGAAATCATTTGAAAATGCAATTATGGTTCATGCAGCAATTTCTGGAAGTACTAATTCACTGTTACACTTACCAGCTATTGCAAGTGAGTTTGGAATTGATCTAAATGCTGATTTATTTGATCAGATGCATCAAAATGCACATTATCTTCTTGATATTCGTCCTGCAGGAAAATACCCGGCTGAATATTTTTACTATGCGGGTGGTGTTCCAGCGGTCATGGAAGCAATTAAAGAGAATCTTAATTTAGATGTAATGACAGTTACTGGTAAAACTTTAGGTGAAAATTTGGAAGAATTAAAAAATAATGGTTACTATGAAAATTGCCAAACATTTTTGGATAAGATCAATCTAAAAAGCACTGATATTATTAGACCATATGATGATCCCATTGGAAAAGATGGAACAATTGCCATTTTAAAAGGGAATTTAGCACCAGATGGAGCAGTAATCAAACATTCAGCATGTCCTCAAGAAATGATGCAAGCTGTTCTTAGGGCCCGCCCATTTGATAGCGAAGAGGCAGCCATTGACGCGATCATCAAAAAACAAATCAAACCCGGTGATGCAGTATTTATTCGTTACGAAGGACCTAAAGGTAGTGGAATGCCTGAAATGTTCTATACTGGTGAAGCCATTAGTTCTGATCAGGAACTAGCCAAGAGTATTGCACTAATTACTGATGGACGTTTTTCTGGAGCTAGCAAAGGACCAGTTATTGGTCATGTCTCACCAGAAGCTAGTGAGGGAGGACCAATTGCTTTAATCGAGGAAAATGACTTGATCAAAATTGATGTTCCTCAACGTCGATTAGAAATTATTGGAATTGAAGGAAAACAACGTACCTCACAAGAAATTACAAAAATATTAAAGGAGCGCCATGCTAAATGGAAGCCAAAAGAACCAAAATATAAAAATGGAATTTTATCAATCTACACAAAACTTGCTACTTCACCAATGAATGGCGGAAAAATGAAAGGATAA
- a CDS encoding FadR/GntR family transcriptional regulator gives MKKLGSKKTLPELAVEQIIGYINENGLQPGDQLPNEVDLMNKLKVGRGTIREAIKSLNSKGVVIIKRGIGTFVADQPGISDDPLGFTFETDKTKVLMDALEVRLLIEPQMIIKTIDNISAKQLKELSDLADEIESLINKNKDYTVQDIEFHTLLARVSGNRVIGKLIPIIAGAIEQAIDVTDKSLVQETIITHRLIVEAVANKDKEGASKAMARHIQDNIDILKTI, from the coding sequence ATGAAAAAATTAGGAAGTAAAAAAACGCTGCCAGAGTTGGCAGTAGAGCAAATTATTGGCTATATAAACGAAAATGGTCTTCAACCAGGTGATCAATTACCTAATGAAGTTGACTTAATGAATAAACTTAAAGTTGGACGTGGAACGATCCGTGAAGCGATTAAAAGTCTAAATTCAAAAGGAGTCGTAATAATTAAACGTGGGATTGGAACTTTTGTGGCTGATCAGCCAGGAATCAGTGATGATCCACTGGGGTTTACTTTTGAAACTGATAAAACTAAAGTTTTAATGGATGCTTTGGAGGTCCGATTGTTGATAGAACCGCAAATGATTATTAAAACAATTGATAATATTAGTGCAAAACAACTTAAGGAATTATCAGACTTAGCTGATGAAATTGAAAGCTTAATTAACAAAAATAAAGATTATACTGTACAAGATATTGAATTTCATACTTTATTAGCTCGGGTTAGCGGTAATCGGGTTATTGGAAAATTAATTCCAATTATTGCTGGAGCGATTGAACAAGCTATCGATGTAACTGATAAATCCCTTGTCCAAGAAACAATTATTACACATCGTTTGATTGTTGAAGCTGTTGCTAATAAAGATAAAGAAGGAGCTAGTAAAGCGATGGCTAGACATATCCAAGATAATATTGATATATTAAAGACAATTTAA
- a CDS encoding HD domain-containing protein yields the protein MRRYEIIKDEVYQILNTNCFGNKRKHGLEHLFSVAAMMKYLAIQNNLNIEIAATIGILHDLATYKLNSSFDHANRSSLIASELLKKDELFSANEIDTIVTAIKNHSNKERIDDKYSELIKNADLLIQYLNDPEALLTSEKQKRINRLIESK from the coding sequence ATGAGAAGATATGAGATAATCAAGGACGAAGTTTATCAAATTTTAAACACTAATTGCTTTGGTAATAAGCGTAAACATGGTTTAGAACACCTATTTAGCGTTGCTGCAATGATGAAATATCTAGCAATCCAAAATAACCTAAATATAGAAATTGCTGCAACAATCGGCATTTTACATGATCTTGCTACATATAAATTGAATTCTAGCTTTGATCACGCTAATCGTAGTAGTTTAATTGCCTCAGAACTATTAAAAAAAGATGAACTCTTTTCAGCAAATGAAATAGATACTATTGTAACAGCAATAAAAAATCATTCAAATAAAGAAAGAATTGATGATAAATATAGCGAATTAATAAAAAATGCTGACCTTTTAATCCAATACCTTAATGATCCTGAGGCCCTTTTAACCAGTGAAAAACAGAAAAGAATTAATCGTCTTATAGAAAGCAAATAG
- a CDS encoding RsmF rRNA methyltransferase first C-terminal domain-containing protein, giving the protein MNKLFEQRMQKLLQNDYPAFESALNQKPIKSFYLNPLKHGSIEHLNSAFLTKHPYINDAYFYDYENYQLGKHPYFNCGLYYIQEPSAMAVANCLDFDHDDYVLDMCAAPGGKTCFTASKLSSAGLMIANDINKLRAGILSENVERFGLQNTIVTNSDPVKLEKYFNNFFDKIILDAPCSGEGMFRKLDQAVETWSIEKVNECAYIQRNLINSAYQMLKDEGILIYSTCTYSLEENEDQVKYMTNDLQMELLEIKKQPGMASGYQNDKVVRMYPHLNKGEGQFIALLKKHTNGSTKKINFLKPNVTKDQLNLVTKFYHNNLNLPVPQYLYNSNNHIYAILPQFPDLKGTKVLRNGLYLGECKKGRFEPSHSLALSLKKEDVKRYYNFKADDLNISKYLHGETLIGNNQKGYGLILVDGYPLAFYKESNNQVKNLFPKGLRR; this is encoded by the coding sequence ATGAACAAACTATTTGAACAACGAATGCAAAAGCTTTTACAGAATGACTATCCTGCATTTGAATCCGCATTAAATCAAAAACCTATTAAAAGTTTTTATTTAAATCCCCTAAAGCATGGAAGTATTGAACATTTAAATTCAGCATTTTTAACCAAACATCCCTACATCAATGATGCTTATTTTTATGATTATGAAAATTATCAGTTAGGAAAACATCCTTATTTTAACTGTGGTTTATATTACATTCAAGAACCAAGTGCTATGGCAGTAGCTAACTGCCTTGACTTTGATCATGACGATTATGTATTAGATATGTGTGCCGCGCCTGGTGGAAAGACATGCTTTACAGCTAGTAAGTTAAGTAGTGCTGGTTTAATGATTGCTAATGACATCAATAAACTTAGAGCTGGTATTTTATCTGAAAATGTTGAACGTTTTGGTCTTCAAAATACAATTGTAACTAATAGCGACCCAGTTAAACTAGAAAAGTATTTTAATAATTTTTTTGATAAGATCATCCTTGATGCTCCTTGCTCAGGCGAAGGAATGTTTCGTAAACTTGATCAAGCAGTAGAGACCTGGTCAATTGAAAAAGTAAATGAGTGTGCTTATATTCAAAGAAATTTAATTAACAGCGCTTATCAAATGCTTAAAGATGAAGGTATTCTAATTTACTCCACTTGTACCTATTCGCTTGAAGAAAATGAAGATCAAGTTAAATATATGACCAATGATTTACAAATGGAGTTATTAGAAATAAAAAAACAGCCAGGAATGGCTTCTGGTTATCAGAATGATAAAGTTGTCCGAATGTATCCTCATCTTAATAAAGGTGAGGGGCAATTTATTGCTCTTTTGAAAAAACATACTAATGGTTCAACAAAAAAAATAAATTTCTTAAAACCGAATGTTACTAAAGATCAATTAAATCTTGTTACTAAATTTTATCACAATAACTTAAACCTTCCAGTCCCCCAATATTTATATAATTCTAATAACCATATTTATGCAATTTTACCGCAATTCCCAGATCTAAAGGGGACAAAAGTCTTACGTAATGGTTTATATTTAGGAGAATGTAAAAAAGGGCGTTTTGAACCAAGTCATTCTCTGGCTCTTTCTTTAAAAAAAGAAGATGTTAAACGCTATTATAACTTTAAAGCTGATGATTTAAATATTTCCAAATATCTTCACGGAGAAACTCTAATCGGTAATAACCAAAAAGGTTATGGTTTGATTCTTGTCGATGGTTATCCATTAGCATTTTACAAAGAAAGTAACAATCAAGTAAAAAATCTTTTTCCAAAGGGGTTAAGACGATGA